In the genome of Buchnera aphidicola (Chaitophorus sp. 3695), one region contains:
- the rplE gene encoding 50S ribosomal protein L5: MIDMYSFYKKKVIPKFIKKFNYTSIMQVPKIDKITLNMGVGEALNNKKKLEYAISDLTLISGQKPIVTKARKSIAGFKIRQGNSIGCKVTLRRLRKWQFLNKLINIAMPRIRDFRGFPKKSFDKYGNYNFGIKEQIIFPEIDYDKIDKIRGLDISIVTTAKSNLEAFYLLSKFNFPFRK; this comes from the coding sequence ATGATTGACATGTATAGTTTTTATAAAAAAAAAGTAATTCCAAAATTTATTAAAAAATTTAATTATACTTCTATAATGCAAGTTCCAAAAATAGATAAAATTACATTAAATATGGGAGTCGGAGAAGCATTAAATAATAAAAAAAAGTTAGAATATGCGATTTCTGATTTAACTTTAATTTCTGGACAAAAACCTATAGTGACGAAAGCTAGAAAGTCTATTGCAGGATTTAAAATTAGACAAGGAAATTCAATTGGATGTAAAGTAACCTTAAGACGTTTAAGAAAATGGCAATTTTTAAATAAATTAATTAATATTGCTATGCCTAGGATTCGAGATTTTAGAGGTTTTCCGAAAAAATCTTTTGATAAATATGGAAATTATAATTTTGGTATCAAAGAACAAATTATTTTTCCTGAAATAGATTATGATAAAATTGATAAAATTAGAGGGTTAGATATATCAATAGTGACTACAGCTAAATCTAATTTAGAAGCATTTTATTTATTATCAAAGTTTAATTTTCCTTTTCGTAAATAA
- the rplX gene encoding 50S ribosomal protein L24, which yields MALKIRTNDKVIVISGKDRGKIGIVQKILSMNKVIVKGINIVKKHIKPVPAENKLGGIIKVESYIHISNIALLNPNTNKPDKIGFKFSQGKKVRFFKSNNLSIQ from the coding sequence ATGGCATTAAAAATTCGAACGAATGATAAAGTAATAGTTATATCAGGAAAAGATCGAGGTAAGATTGGAATAGTACAAAAAATTTTATCGATGAATAAGGTTATTGTTAAAGGTATTAATATAGTAAAAAAACATATTAAACCTGTTCCAGCAGAAAATAAATTAGGAGGTATTATAAAAGTAGAATCTTATATTCATATTTCTAATATTGCTCTGTTAAATCCTAATACAAATAAACCAGATAAAATAGGATTTAAATTTTCTCAAGGAAAAAAAGTTCGCTTTTTTAAGTCTAATAATTTATCTATTCAATAA
- the rplN gene encoding 50S ribosomal protein L14, translated as MIQEQTILNIADNSGARSVMCIKVLGGSKRRYANIGDIIKIAIKEAIPRGKVKKGDVLKAVIVRTKKGIRRSDGSVLRFDNNACVVLNNNEQPIGTRIFGPVTRELRTEKFMKIISLAPEVL; from the coding sequence GTGATTCAAGAACAAACTATATTAAATATAGCAGATAATTCTGGAGCTCGTTCTGTAATGTGTATTAAAGTATTAGGTGGTTCTAAACGTAGATACGCTAATATTGGAGATATAATAAAAATTGCTATTAAAGAAGCTATTCCTAGAGGAAAAGTTAAAAAAGGAGATGTATTAAAAGCAGTGATCGTTAGAACTAAAAAAGGTATTCGCAGATCAGATGGTTCTGTATTAAGATTTGATAATAATGCATGTGTAGTTTTAAATAATAACGAACAACCGATTGGAACACGTATTTTTGGTCCAGTAACTCGTGAGTTACGTACAGAAAAATTTATGAAAATTATTTCTTTAGCACCTGAAGTATTATAA
- the rpsQ gene encoding 30S ribosomal protein S17: MFEKSKFLQGIVISNKMQKSIIVLVERFIKHNAYKKFIKKRTKFCVHDENNTCSIGDYVYIKECRPISKNKSWTLVNIIKK; encoded by the coding sequence ATGTTCGAAAAAAGTAAATTTTTACAAGGAATTGTCATAAGTAATAAAATGCAAAAATCAATTATTGTTCTTGTAGAAAGGTTTATAAAACATAACGCATATAAAAAATTTATAAAAAAAAGAACAAAATTTTGTGTACATGATGAAAATAATACATGTTCTATTGGAGATTATGTGTATATTAAAGAGTGTCGTCCAATTTCTAAGAATAAATCTTGGACATTAGTAAATATTATAAAAAAATAA
- the rpmC gene encoding 50S ribosomal protein L29: protein MKIIELRQKELSFLNIELLNLFKEQFNLKLQFSSNKLKQTHLLKINRKNIAIIKTVISEKDRVNVRKK from the coding sequence ATGAAAATTATTGAATTAAGACAAAAAGAATTGTCTTTTTTAAATATAGAGTTATTAAATTTATTTAAAGAACAATTTAATTTAAAATTACAATTTTCTTCTAATAAGTTAAAACAAACTCATTTATTAAAAATAAATAGAAAAAATATCGCGATTATTAAAACAGTCATATCTGAAAAGGATCGAGTCAATGTTCGAAAAAAGTAA
- the rplP gene encoding 50S ribosomal protein L16 has protein sequence MLQPKRTKFRKMHKGRNRGIIVNDNIVFGTFGLKAITRGRLTSRQIESARRSIARYVKRLGKLWIRIFPDKPITQKPLEVRMGKGKGNVEYWVALIQPGKILYEITGISEEESRQAFKLASDKLPVKTIFVYKMEEL, from the coding sequence ATGCTTCAACCTAAACGTACTAAATTTAGAAAAATGCATAAAGGTCGTAATAGAGGTATAATTGTAAATGATAACATTGTTTTTGGAACTTTTGGTTTAAAAGCAATTACTAGAGGTCGTCTAACATCTCGTCAAATTGAGTCTGCTAGAAGAAGTATTGCTCGATATGTTAAAAGATTAGGAAAACTATGGATACGTATTTTTCCAGATAAACCTATTACTCAAAAACCTTTAGAGGTTAGAATGGGAAAAGGAAAAGGAAATGTTGAATATTGGGTTGCATTAATTCAACCAGGAAAAATTTTATATGAAATTACTGGAATTTCTGAGGAAGAATCTCGTCAAGCATTTAAATTAGCTTCAGATAAATTACCTGTAAAAACTATATTCGTTTATAAAATGGAAGAATTATGA
- the rpsC gene encoding 30S ribosomal protein S3, with translation MGQKVHPHGMRLGIIKKWNSIWFSNSKNFSEYLSNDFEVRQFLMKKLVRASISKIIIERHSKAIKVIIYTSRPGIVIGKKGEDIENLKKIISKIANVSAQVTISEIRKPELDAKLVADNIASQLEKRVLYRRAMKRSIQNSMRHGAKGIKVEISGRLGGSEIARTEWQREGRVPLHTLRADIDYSSIPAHTIYGVVGVKVWIFKGEILGGMPNIENKNNSNINFNKNRIKKS, from the coding sequence ATGGGACAAAAAGTACATCCACATGGTATGAGATTAGGGATTATAAAAAAATGGAATTCGATATGGTTTTCTAATAGTAAAAATTTTTCTGAATATTTAAGTAATGATTTTGAAGTGCGTCAATTTTTAATGAAAAAGTTGGTTCGTGCGTCGATCTCTAAAATTATTATAGAAAGGCATTCTAAAGCTATAAAAGTCATTATATATACTTCTAGACCAGGAATTGTAATTGGTAAAAAAGGTGAAGATATAGAAAATTTAAAAAAAATTATTTCTAAAATTGCTAATGTATCAGCACAAGTTACTATTTCAGAAATACGAAAACCAGAATTAGATGCAAAATTAGTAGCAGATAATATTGCTTCTCAGTTAGAAAAAAGAGTTCTTTATCGTCGAGCTATGAAACGATCTATTCAAAATTCTATGAGACATGGTGCGAAAGGTATTAAAGTAGAAATTAGTGGAAGATTAGGTGGTTCAGAAATTGCTAGAACAGAATGGCAAAGAGAAGGACGTGTTCCATTGCATACTTTACGTGCAGACATTGATTATAGTTCTATACCAGCACATACTATTTATGGTGTAGTAGGCGTAAAAGTTTGGATTTTTAAAGGAGAAATTTTAGGAGGCATGCCTAATATTGAAAATAAAAATAATTCTAATATAAATTTTAATAAAAATAGAATAAAAAAAAGTTAG
- the rplV gene encoding 50S ribosomal protein L22 yields MKVCATYKKARSSAQKLRLIADEIRGKKVEKAINILNFSKKKAALLIKKVLESVISNAENNQGLDIDLLRICEILIDEGPTIKRMIPRAKGKADQILKRTSHIKIVVSDL; encoded by the coding sequence GTGAAAGTTTGCGCTACGTATAAAAAAGCTCGTTCTTCTGCTCAAAAATTAAGATTAATTGCAGATGAAATTCGTGGAAAAAAAGTAGAAAAAGCGATTAATATACTGAATTTTTCTAAGAAAAAAGCAGCGTTATTAATAAAAAAAGTATTAGAATCAGTAATTTCTAATGCAGAAAATAATCAAGGATTAGATATTGATTTATTAAGAATTTGTGAAATTTTAATAGATGAAGGTCCAACTATAAAACGTATGATACCTCGTGCAAAAGGAAAAGCAGATCAAATATTAAAACGTACCAGTCATATTAAAATTGTAGTATCAGACTTGTAA
- the rpsS gene encoding 30S ribosomal protein S19 has protein sequence MPRSLKKGPFIDVSLLKKIDISISQKSRKPIKTWSRRSTIFPNMVGLTIAVHNGKQHIPIFITEEMVGHKLGEFSLTRTYRGHSADKKIKQR, from the coding sequence ATGCCACGTTCTTTAAAAAAAGGACCATTTATTGATGTAAGTTTATTAAAAAAAATAGATATATCTATATCTCAAAAAAGTCGTAAACCAATTAAAACATGGTCGAGAAGATCTACTATTTTTCCAAATATGGTAGGTTTAACTATTGCAGTACATAATGGAAAACAACATATTCCTATTTTTATTACAGAAGAAATGGTTGGTCATAAATTAGGTGAATTCTCTTTAACTAGAACGTATAGAGGGCATTCAGCTGATAAGAAAATTAAACAACGTTAA
- the rplB gene encoding 50S ribosomal protein L2 has product MTIIKCKPTSPGRRHVIKVVDPNLYKGKPFSNLLKKNNKSGGRNNKGRITTRHIGGRHKRSYRIIDFKRTKDNIFAVVIRLEYDPNRSSNIALILYRDGTYSYILAPKGLKVGSKICSGKNVSIKIGNSLPLNKIPVGSFIHNVELKPGKGGQLARSAGSYLQIISKEHDYVSVRMRSGEMRKILSYCRATIGEVGNTEHMLQVLGKAGASRWRGIRPTVRGTAMNPIDHPHGGGEGRNFGKHPVTPWGIQTKGKKTRRNKRTTKFIIRSRKK; this is encoded by the coding sequence ATGACAATTATTAAATGTAAACCAACTTCTCCTGGCCGTCGTCATGTAATAAAAGTAGTAGATCCTAATTTATATAAAGGTAAACCTTTTTCAAATTTATTAAAAAAAAATAATAAAAGTGGTGGAAGGAATAATAAAGGTAGAATTACTACTAGACATATTGGAGGAAGACATAAAAGATCATATCGAATCATAGATTTTAAAAGAACAAAAGATAATATTTTTGCTGTTGTAATTCGTTTAGAATATGATCCTAATCGTTCTTCAAATATTGCTTTAATTTTATATAGAGATGGAACATATAGTTATATTTTAGCTCCCAAAGGTCTTAAAGTTGGATCTAAAATATGTTCTGGAAAAAACGTAAGTATTAAAATAGGAAATTCTTTACCATTAAATAAAATTCCTGTAGGTTCATTTATTCATAATGTTGAATTAAAACCTGGAAAAGGAGGACAATTAGCTCGTTCTGCTGGAAGTTATTTACAAATTATTTCTAAAGAACATGATTATGTTAGTGTACGTATGCGTTCTGGAGAAATGAGAAAAATATTGTCATATTGTAGAGCTACTATTGGTGAAGTAGGAAATACAGAGCATATGTTACAAGTTTTAGGAAAAGCAGGAGCTTCTCGTTGGAGAGGAATTAGACCTACTGTACGTGGAACTGCTATGAATCCTATTGATCATCCACATGGAGGAGGTGAAGGTAGAAATTTTGGAAAACATCCAGTGACTCCATGGGGTATACAAACTAAAGGTAAGAAAACAAGAAGAAATAAAAGAACAACAAAATTTATTATTCGTTCTCGAAAAAAATAA
- the rplW gene encoding 50S ribosomal protein L23 gives MLKKNFLFQTIQSIYVSEKSNQSKENNVLVLKVNKNATKKEIKISVINMFQLKVKKVNLLNVKGKKKNKGKNIFFKKNWKKAYVFLKSDQNLDFLNNSE, from the coding sequence ATGTTAAAGAAAAATTTTTTATTTCAGACTATTCAATCTATATATGTTTCGGAAAAATCTAATCAATCTAAAGAAAATAATGTATTAGTATTAAAAGTCAATAAAAATGCTACAAAAAAAGAAATTAAAATATCTGTCATAAATATGTTTCAATTAAAAGTAAAAAAAGTCAATCTCTTAAATGTTAAAGGTAAAAAAAAAAATAAAGGAAAAAATATATTTTTTAAAAAAAATTGGAAAAAAGCATATGTTTTTTTAAAATCTGATCAAAATTTAGATTTCTTGAATAATTCAGAATAA
- the rplD gene encoding 50S ribosomal protein L4 produces MELTLKDTQETIKISSNIFNCDFNELLVNQVLKSYYYSQRQGTKSQKSRAEVSGSGKKPWRQKGTGRARAGSLRSPLWRSGGVTFAAKPKDYFKKINKKMYRGALKCILSKLIRENCIIVFKTFEIKFPRTKVLLKKLNTICIKHVMIIKKEIDKNIFLASRNLYKITAVSVNSINPLILLNYRKILITLKALKKLEEILSC; encoded by the coding sequence ATGGAATTAACCTTAAAAGATACTCAAGAAACAATAAAAATATCATCTAATATATTTAACTGTGATTTTAATGAATTATTAGTAAATCAAGTTTTAAAATCATATTATTATTCTCAAAGACAGGGTACTAAATCTCAAAAAAGTCGAGCAGAAGTTTCTGGATCTGGAAAAAAACCTTGGCGTCAAAAAGGTACAGGAAGAGCTCGTGCAGGATCTTTAAGAAGTCCTCTATGGCGTTCTGGAGGTGTTACATTTGCTGCTAAACCTAAAGATTATTTTAAAAAAATTAATAAAAAAATGTATCGTGGAGCATTAAAATGTATATTATCTAAATTAATTAGAGAGAATTGTATTATTGTATTTAAGACATTTGAAATTAAATTTCCTCGTACAAAAGTATTATTAAAAAAATTAAATACAATTTGCATAAAACATGTAATGATTATAAAAAAAGAAATTGATAAAAATATATTTTTAGCATCTAGAAATTTATATAAAATTACAGCTGTAAGTGTAAATTCTATAAATCCTTTAATTTTATTAAATTATAGAAAAATTTTAATAACATTAAAAGCGTTAAAAAAATTAGAGGAAATTCTTTCATGTTAA
- the rplC gene encoding 50S ribosomal protein L3 — MLGLVGKKIGMTRIFNKEGSSIPITVIEIVENRITQIKNQYLKKFFTVQLTTGEKKNKDLNKPKLGHFKKNDVKPGRGLWEFKVLNKSNFFIGQNFYVDFFKDIKKVDVTGISKGKGFAGTIKRWNFSSQDASHGNSLSHRAPGSIGQNQTPGRVFKGKKMSGHLGNKKVTIQSLSVIEINKNKNYILIKGSVPGMLGGDLIIKPSIKNIKGVKSWN; from the coding sequence GTGCTTGGATTAGTAGGTAAAAAAATTGGAATGACAAGAATTTTTAATAAAGAAGGAAGTTCAATTCCGATAACTGTTATTGAAATAGTTGAAAATAGAATCACACAAATTAAAAATCAATATTTAAAAAAATTTTTTACAGTACAATTAACTACTGGAGAAAAAAAAAATAAAGATTTAAATAAACCAAAATTGGGACATTTTAAAAAAAATGATGTGAAACCAGGTCGTGGATTATGGGAATTTAAAGTATTAAATAAAAGTAATTTTTTTATAGGGCAAAATTTTTATGTAGATTTTTTTAAAGATATTAAAAAAGTGGATGTTACAGGAATATCTAAAGGAAAAGGTTTTGCTGGAACTATTAAACGTTGGAATTTTTCTTCTCAAGACGCTTCACATGGAAATTCTTTATCGCATAGAGCACCTGGATCGATTGGACAAAATCAAACTCCAGGACGTGTTTTTAAAGGTAAAAAAATGTCAGGTCATTTGGGAAATAAAAAGGTGACTATACAAAGTTTATCAGTAATTGAAATAAATAAGAATAAAAATTATATTTTAATTAAAGGTTCGGTTCCTGGCATGTTAGGTGGAGATTTAATTATTAAACCTTCTATAAAAAACATTAAAGGAGTAAAATCATGGAATTAA
- the rpsJ gene encoding 30S ribosomal protein S10 produces the protein MQNQRIRIRLKAFDHKLIDHSTAEIVETAKRTGAQVNGPIPLPTKKEKFTVLISPHVDKDARDQYEIRTHKRLIDIVEPTEKTVDALMRLDLAAGVDVQISLD, from the coding sequence ATGCAGAACCAAAGAATTAGAATACGTTTAAAAGCATTTGATCATAAATTAATAGATCATTCAACTGCAGAAATTGTAGAAACTGCAAAACGCACTGGAGCTCAGGTAAATGGTCCGATACCCTTACCTACAAAAAAAGAAAAGTTTACAGTTTTAATTTCTCCTCATGTAGATAAAGATGCACGTGATCAATATGAAATTCGTACTCATAAAAGATTAATAGATATTGTAGAACCAACAGAAAAAACTGTAGATGCATTAATGAGACTAGATCTTGCAGCAGGAGTAGATGTTCAGATAAGTTTAGATTAA
- the tuf gene encoding elongation factor Tu, protein MSKEKFERSKVHINVGTIGHVDHGKTTLTAAITTVLSKKYGGSARAFDQIDNAPEEKARGITINTSHVEYDTKNRHYAHVDCPGHADYIKNMITGAAQMDGAILVVAATDGPMPQTREHILLGRQVGVPYIVVFLNKCDMVDDDELLELVEMEVRDLLTQYEFPGDDTPIVRGSALKALEGDTKWESKIIDLANLLDSYIPEPKRAIDEPFLLPIEDVFSISGRGTVVTGRVERGIIKVGEEVEIVGIKPTTKTICTGVEMFRKLLDEGRAGENIGVLLRGTKREDIERGQVLSKPGSILPHIKFESEVYVLSKEEGGRHTPFFKGYRPQFYFRTTDVTGLVELPKDIEMVMPGDNIKITVTLIHPVAMEDGLRFAIREGGRTVGAGVVSKVIS, encoded by the coding sequence TGGTGGTTCAGCTCGTGCTTTTGATCAAATTGATAACGCTCCAGAAGAAAAAGCTAGAGGTATTACAATAAATACTTCTCATGTAGAATATGATACTAAAAATAGGCATTATGCTCATGTAGATTGTCCTGGACATGCGGATTATATAAAAAATATGATTACTGGAGCAGCGCAGATGGATGGAGCAATATTAGTAGTTGCTGCTACTGATGGTCCGATGCCGCAAACTAGAGAACATATTTTATTAGGTAGACAAGTAGGAGTTCCATATATCGTTGTTTTTTTAAATAAATGTGACATGGTAGATGATGATGAATTATTAGAATTAGTAGAAATGGAAGTAAGAGATTTATTAACACAGTATGAATTTCCAGGAGATGATACTCCAATTGTTCGAGGTTCAGCGTTAAAAGCATTAGAAGGAGATACGAAATGGGAATCTAAAATTATTGATTTAGCAAATTTATTAGATTCTTATATACCAGAACCAAAAAGAGCAATAGATGAACCATTTTTATTACCTATTGAAGATGTTTTTTCTATCTCTGGAAGAGGAACAGTAGTAACTGGAAGAGTAGAAAGAGGAATTATAAAAGTAGGTGAAGAAGTAGAAATTGTAGGAATTAAACCTACTACAAAAACTATTTGTACTGGTGTAGAAATGTTTCGAAAATTATTAGATGAAGGGCGTGCAGGTGAAAATATTGGTGTACTTTTAAGAGGTACAAAAAGAGAAGACATTGAAAGAGGTCAGGTTTTATCTAAACCAGGAAGTATTTTGCCTCATATAAAATTTGAATCTGAAGTATATGTTTTATCTAAAGAAGAAGGTGGTAGACATACTCCATTTTTTAAAGGATACCGACCTCAATTTTATTTTAGAACTACAGATGTCACTGGTTTAGTTGAATTACCAAAAGATATTGAAATGGTAATGCCTGGAGATAATATAAAAATTACAGTAACTTTAATACATCCTGTAGCTATGGAAGATGGATTACGTTTTGCTATTAGAGAAGGTGGAAGAACTGTAGGTGCAGGAGTAGTATCTAAAGTTATTAGTTAA